From one Solanum lycopersicum chromosome 12, SLM_r2.1 genomic stretch:
- the LOC101267094 gene encoding cationic amino acid transporter 8, vacuolar: protein MTISELSQQLKIPLNSSEKFSLTSPPSASTKMESLPKIQQPHKRYWRFSKQDFFPEPSFHNFGSYKNALSQTPNRLKNRLFSRSSDTSELIELKKESENEMKLCLTWWDLIWLGFGSVVGSGIFSITGQETRNDAGPAIVLSYAISGLSALLSVFCYTEFSVDIPVAGGSFSFLRIELGDFVAFIAAANILLEAMVGAAGLGRSWSSYFASIINNNPDFLRIKIDSFVEGFNLLDPIAVVVLALANVVAITGTKMTSTLNWISSIISAGVIVFIIIVGFVNGKTSNLVPFFPFGAGGVFRAAAVVYWSYTGFDMVANMAEETKRPSRDIPLGLLGSMSIITVVYCLMALALAMMVKYTQVDVNAAYSVAFEGIGMNWAKYLVGICALKGMTTSMLVGSLGQSRYTTQIARAHMIPPWFALVHPKTGTPIYATLLTTITSCILALFTSLDVLSSVFSFSTLSIFMLMAVALLVRRYYVTDVTLKQDLGKFLVCLFIVIGSSVGATVLWSTNVKGWVGYAVTGVLWLLGTSGMALLPKQRIPKVWGVPLVPWVPSLSIGMNIFLIGSLGKEAFYRFFICSAVMLIYYVLVGVHATYDIAHPDKQKSLIDEGKDSSDQVS, encoded by the coding sequence ATGACAATCTCAGAGCTTTCTCAACAACTCAAAATTCCCTTAAATTCTTCCGAAAAATTCAGTCTCACTTCTCCTCCTTCAGCCTCAACAAAAATGGAGTCTTTACCAAAAATCCAACAACCCCATAAGCGTTATTGGCGTTTTAGCAAACAAGATTTCTTCCCCGAACCGTCTTTTCACAATTTTGGATCCTACAAAAATGCCCTTTCTCAAACCCCAAATCGTCTCAAGAATCGTCTTTTTTCACGTTCATCAGATACCAGTGAATTGATTGAGCTTAAGAAAGAATcggaaaatgaaatgaaattatgTTTGACTTGGTGGGATTTAATTTGGCTTGGATTTGGATCTGTTGTTGGTTCAGGGATTTTTAGCATTACGGGTCAAGAAACCCGAAATGATGCTGGACCTGCTATTGTTCTTTCGTATGCAATTTCTGGTTTATCTGCTTTGCTTTCTGTGTTTTGTTATACagaattttctgttgatattccTGTTGCTGGTGGGTCTTTTTCGTTTTTGAGAATTGAATTGGGTGATTTTGTTGCATTTATAGCTGCTGCTAATATTCTATTAGAGGCTATGGTGGGTGCTGCTGGGTTAGGACGTTCATGGTCGTCTTATTTTGCtagtattattaataataaccCGGATTTTTTGAGGATCAAGATTGATTCTTTTGTAGAAGGGTTTAATTTGTTGGATCCAATAGCTGTTGTGGTTCTTGCACTTGCAAATGTGGTTGCTATAACTGGGACAAAGATGACATCTACTTTGAATTGGATAAGTTCTATAATTAGTGCTGGGgtgattgtttttattataattgttggGTTTGTTAATGGAAAGACTTCAAATTTGGTGCCTTTTTTCCCTTTTGGGGCTGGAGGGGTGTTTAGAGCTGCAGCAGTTGTGTATTGGTCGTATACTGGTTTTGATATGGTTGCGAATATGGCTGAGGAGACAAAGAGGCCATCGAGGGATATACCGTTAGGGTTGCTTGGTTCGATGTCTATAATTACTGTTGTTTATTGTTTGATGGCCTTGGCGTTGGCAATGATGGTTAAATATACTCAAGTGGATGTTAATGCAGCTTATTCAGTTGCATTTGAAGGTATAGGTATGAATTGGGCAAAGTATTTGGTGGGGATTTGTGCACTTAAGGGAATGACTACGAGTATGCTTGTTGGGTCATTGGGACAATCTCGATACACAACTCAGATTGCAAGAGCACATATGATTCCCCCGTGGTTTGCTTTGGTTCACCCGAAAACTGGAACGCCGATTTATGCTACACTCTTGACAACTATAACTAGTTGCATTCTTGCTCTGTTCACGAGCTTGGATGTCTTGTCAAGTGTGTTCTCATTTAGTACACTTTCCATTTTCATGCTTATGGCTGTTGCATTGCTTGTTAGGCGATACTATGTTACCGATGTTACTTTGAAGCAGGATTTGGGTAAATTTCTTGTGTGTTTGTTCATTGTAATTGGTTCATCAGTTGGGGCAACAGTTCTTTGGAGTACTAATGTAAAAGGTTGGGTTGGGTATGCTGTGACTGGCGTTTTGTGGTTGTTGGGCACTTCAGGGATGGCGCTACTTCCAAAACAAAGAATTCCTAAAGTTTGGGGTGTACCTCTTGTGCCATGGGTACCATCATTGTCAATTGGgatgaatatatttttgatagGTTCTTTGGGTAAGGAGGCATTTTATCGATTCTTCATATGCAGTGCTGTGATGCTAATTTACTATGTGCTTGTTGGTGTCCATGCAACATATGATATCGCTCATCCCGATAAGCAGAAGTCTCTTATTGATGAGGGAAAAGATAGTTCTGATCAAGTGTCATAG
- the LOC101255371 gene encoding uncharacterized protein — protein sequence MDVIGIVFIVLASVLFISCNLLCCLCAGRGGGRLKKSPDIEKGRKKITTSIGSRATRDGNMVVLAGAGGAVVGTTIATDVMTSKDKRDCDNKCSNSNISGGCGVVVGGGGGGGTNSSTNHGCCCGGGGCGGGGCGGCGG from the coding sequence ATGGATGTAATTGGTATTGTGTTCATTGTGTTGGCTTCTGTGCTTTTCATAAGTTGTAATTTATTATGCTGCTTGTGCGCCGGTCGAGGTGGAGGTAGGTTGAAGAAGTCACCTGATATTGAAAAAGGTAGGAAAAAGATCACTACTAGCATCGGTAGCCGTGCCACACGAGATGGAAATATGGTTGTTTTGGCTGGAGCGGGTGGTGCGGTAGTTGGCACGACTATAGCTACTGATGTCATGACTAGTAAAGATAAACGTGATTGTGATAATAAATgtagtaatagtaatattagTGGTGGTTGTGGAGTTGTAGTTGGaggaggtggtggtggtggtacAAATTCAAGTACGAATCACGGGTGTTGTTGTGGCGGTGGTggttgtggtggtggtggttgtgGTGGATGTGGAGGTTAG
- the LOC101267384 gene encoding interactor of constitutive active ROPs 4, whose translation MPRLRGSDMLQRQSPRVPSQLRTSSSDSDQRSPKIGDRRSPRGVQSDPVKQKKLGKRIADLDTQLGQAQEELKDLKDHLASVEAAKKAVQEQIEKTKKSTVTETEEIQESKSKSKVQEIDVLEVPNVEISHPTNEKITTLSVAEPDKPSPEELALKNEEISLLKAKLEEKDQEFQPFFQENENLKKELNETTREILSTKAKTEEMNLKFNQVTQELETTKNDASTLNEKLEATQKAKEELESEMKKLRVQIEQWKKAADAAAAVLAGEVEMNERRFSERSRSMDYKRYGNVFEPTVGGYGCYMGSPGLIDDSDDGFGRVKRKGSGIKKLGYLWRKKGHK comes from the exons ATGCCAAGATTAAG GGGATCAGATATGCTTCAAAGGCAATCACCTCGAGTCCCTTCGCAGCTCAGAACATCAAGTTCTGATTCTGATCAGAGAAGTCCTAAGATAGGAGATCGTAGATCCCCACGAGGCGTTCAATCTGATCCAGTAAAACAGAAGAAACTTGGTAAAAGAATTGCAGATTTGGATACTCAACTTGGGCAAGCACAAGAAGAGCTGAAAgatcttaaggatcatttagctTCAGTTGAAGCAGCAAAGAAAGCAGTTCAAGAACAGATAGAGAAAACCAAGAAATCAACTGTCACAGAGACTGAGGAAATCCAAGAATCTAAGAGCaaatcaaaagttcaagaaatCGACGTTCTCGAAGTACCAAATGTTGAAATTAGCCACCCCACTAATGAGAAAATCACAACTTTATCAGTTGCTGAACCAGATAAACCATCACCTGAGGAGCTGGCtttgaagaatgaagaaatAAGCTTGTTGAAAGCCAAGTTGGAAGAGAAAGATCAAGAATTCCAAccattttttcaagaaaatgaaaacCTGAAAAAGGAACTGAATGAAACGACTCGGGAAATTTTATCCACTAAGGCCAAAACAGAGGAAATGAATCTCAAGTTTAACCAAGTTACTCAAGAACTGGAAACAACTAAGAACGATGCTTCTACGCTGAATGAGAAGCTTGAAGCCACCCAAAAGGCAAAGGAGGAACTAGAAAGTGAGATGAAGAAACTCAGAGTCCAAATAGAACAATGGAAGAAAGCTGCAGATGCTGCAGCAGCTGTACTGGCAGGGGAAGTGGAGATGAATGAGAGAAGGTTCTCTGAGAGGAGTAGATCAATGGATTATAAGCGCTATGGCAATGTATTTGAACCAACAGTTGGAGGATATGGTTGTTACATGGGTTCACCAGGACTTATCGATGACTCTGATGATGGTTTTGGACGTGTGAAGAGAAAGGGTTCTGGTATTAAGAAGCTTGGATACCTGTGGAGAAAGAAGGGACACAAATAA